One Bacillota bacterium DNA segment encodes these proteins:
- a CDS encoding phosphatase PAP2 family protein, whose protein sequence is MWKRMVIAAAVVIFLCSTAYSADNIILSIDGTDLDLDFPSILNELPSVTYRYYTVKPRLAEFEIGGMVVGFNFLLLDEAYYELFHGINPFPQEFWTAVSVLGDARLHLAVSLLLVLNGSELGSDLFHVIGYNGVNTAVVKALSGMARPYLNEGAAFYGPKFASDYAAMPSGHTSSSTAAAVVLSEYYPELKGLWYAAAGMIGLSRIFLEQHWPSNVAFGAALGHASARHYLELER, encoded by the coding sequence ATGTGGAAGAGGATGGTTATAGCTGCTGCTGTGGTTATTTTTCTGTGCAGCACCGCTTATTCTGCCGATAACATTATCTTAAGTATCGACGGAACTGATCTGGATCTTGATTTCCCTTCAATTCTCAATGAGCTTCCTTCTGTAACTTATCGCTATTATACTGTTAAACCTAGATTAGCAGAGTTTGAGATCGGTGGAATGGTAGTTGGTTTTAATTTCTTGCTGCTGGATGAAGCTTATTATGAACTTTTCCATGGAATAAATCCATTTCCTCAAGAGTTTTGGACTGCAGTTTCAGTGCTGGGCGATGCCAGACTGCATTTAGCTGTGAGCTTACTGCTAGTTTTAAATGGGAGTGAACTTGGTTCCGATTTATTCCATGTGATAGGTTATAATGGTGTCAATACAGCAGTGGTTAAAGCTCTTTCCGGAATGGCCAGACCATATTTGAATGAAGGCGCTGCCTTTTATGGGCCTAAATTTGCCAGCGATTATGCTGCTATGCCATCTGGACATACTTCATCATCAACAGCAGCAGCAGTAGTTTTATCGGAATATTATCCTGAGCTCAAGGGTTTATGGTATGCTGCAGCCGGTATGATTGGATTGTCCCGTATTTTTCTGGAACAGCACTGGCCCAGTAATGTTGCATTTGGAGCGGCACTTGGACATGCAAGCGCACGCCACTATTTAGAATTGGAGAGATAG